A single genomic interval of Coccidioides posadasii str. Silveira chromosome 1, complete sequence harbors:
- a CDS encoding uncharacterized protein (EggNog:ENOG410PXR1~COG:T), with product MQDQGQRPRQEDRYAFITPQGFPACDHRQFAFFAVYDGHEHLHLNLISSPAFQAGDCENAIRGAIDAEENQLIEGFASGGNDASTSGSTVALALVDLNKGEVVITNLGDSHIVLGELEWTGGKLTYKVKRLTTADNPDVLEEKSRVEAAGTIKMSRALRVLQYKKPLNDEDAARDFISSQPHICLLKPNPDILSVLIIATHDVRTVDEHTLVEFIGQQMEEGHDAGSICEKYYTKMCIKKTSR from the exons ATGCAGGATCAAGGACAACGACCACGTCAGGAAGATCGATATGCGTTTATAACTCCACAAGGCTTCCCTGCCTGCGATCACAGACAATTTGCGTTCTTTGCAGTCTACGATGGACA CGAACATCTTCATTTAAACCTTATTTCATCGCCCGCCTTCCAAGCTGGCGACTGTGAAAATGCTATCCGTGGTGCGATAGACGCGGAAGAGAATCAGCTAATCGAAGGATTCGCATCGGGTGGAAATGACGCTTCAACTAGTGGTTCAACGGTTGCCTTGGCCCTAGTTGATTTGAATAAGGGAGAGGTGGTTATTACGAATTTGGGAGATTCACATATTGTATTAGGAGAGCTGGAATGGACTGGAGGGAAACTCACGTACAAGGTA AAAAGGCTAACGACAGCGGATAATCCCGATGTGCTGGAAGAAAAATCTCGAGTCGAAGCTGCTG GCACCATAAAGATGTCCCGCGCGCTCCGGGTTCTACAATATAAAAAACCACTGAACGATGAAGATGCCGCACGAGACTTCATATCGAGCCAACCCCACATATGTCTCCTCAAACCTAATCCCGACATTTTAAGCGTCCTCATCATAGCCACGCATGATGTGCGGACTGTTGATGAGCATACGCTGGTCGAATTTATTGGCCAGCAAATGGAAGAGGGGCATGATGCAGGGAGCATTTGTGAGAAATATTACACAAAAATGTGCATCAAGAAAACAAGCAGGTAA